The Pochonia chlamydosporia 170 chromosome 1, whole genome shotgun sequence genome window below encodes:
- a CDS encoding coiled-coil domain-containing protein 25 (similar to Magnaporthe oryzae 70-15 XP_003709318.1): MVYYFTSSVVEPSGFIYVGKDKFENEDLIKYGWEEDVWFHVDKLSSAHIYLRMQQGQTWDNLPEDLVMDLAQLTKANSIEGNKKDNITIIYTPWSNLKKDGSMDVGQVSFKDPRKVKRVLVPARENPIVNRLNKTKVEKKPDFKQEKEDRLKELRQKEQAAQQIRRKEEARQAQEWKEKKWQKDHAYDDMFTDENMASSSNQERTADWEDDFM; this comes from the exons ATGGTCTACTACTTCACGTCTAGTGTCGTAGAGCCCTCAGGCTTCATCTACGTCGGCAAAGACAAATTCGAAA ATGAGGATCTCATCAAATACGGCTGGGAGGAGGACGTCTGG TTCCACGTCGACAAGCTCTCCAGCGCACACATCTATCTCCGCATGCAACAAGGCCAAACGTGGGACAACCTCCCCGAAGACCTAGTAATGGACCTAGCGCAACTCACAAAGGCCAATTCCATCGAGG GCAACAAAAAGGACAACATCACAATCATATACACGCCCTGGTCCAACCTCAAGAAAGACGGCTCCATGGACGTCGGCCAAGTCTCCTTCAAGGACCCCCGTAAAGTAAAACGCGTGCTCGTCCCTGCCCGCGAGAACCCCATCGTCAACCGCCTCAACAAGACAAAGGTTGAAAAGAAGCCCGACTtcaagcaggagaaggaggatcGGTTAAAGGAGCTGCGGCAAAAGGAGCAGGCCGCCCAACAGATTAGA AGAAAAGAGGAGGCTCGACAGGCACAGGagtggaaggagaagaagtggcAAAAGGACCATGCCTACGACGACATGTTTACCGATGAGAACATGGCCAGCTCAAGTAATCAGGAGAGGACCGCCGACTGGGAAGATGACTTCATGtaa
- a CDS encoding HET-s/LopB domain-containing protein (similar to Metarhizium robertsii ARSEF 23 XP_007816680.1) — MDSFIPMGGFQLPFQRRLSRLYNDTKKSSDFVKEPVQNEEDPEMKALHRKLRIQKDRLVSWGLEWSDPNQSAEIDESLSKAGLSEVVGSIMSTIKDILAEAEPLWQSSKHVVTASRASPDRKAPLVQWDKGRFEDLIRDLTASIDTLYDLSRTRASGYFPRRMSKATYKSPVTDEFRPFESSRMRTPQQIDPATLTHLRPKQQGDATIPPREVVFMSKTAYSEMTLGTTTKEPWAPLLLEYATFDSIYSVTGIMPPMSRFEKLSSGLQQDPQRAPGTWTGLPRLLGYFEDMENSRIGLVYRFPPSFNAVSFERLTQNPLYNLPTLNDLLSRQDEPPLEAKFRLAYNLTNTVFDMHARGVTHGNLAAKNISFCDASTKDSGAEGAIVDVRRPLVSSFDLFPEDEASSQVSPWRHPLDPRSSRRSPINQSTDERILELYSLAMVLLSIGLWTKLEALLPDSTSSIVPGSALDRLAVKCGTLYMKAVQACWHAVDDELNGQSGGETLLSTVQMQATRFLETCCILDGVSGLEERLDQELRDGTVTQQQVETTKDAKSPSGYPADKKAPLPPTDSNPRQLERMEPVEADFDGKEASVAGLISFFIDTSTEVQGKQKMRLYPHVPLPPDVVDKWNTILMPQINQALRHFYRKHPESVEISLESVGPSPHATQPTVLVVCTSVGKVRAILKKRIGELFDGTTGFALKVCRGHVLRSRRFSKSVFRSMARSAAADSDGEDEIEAVNPEYQECPGNGASIGAWIGDRHLPPVSFGGLVLVDEKPYGMTVHHMLDDPDRDAAQLETLRSSAAPGHDWYAEFMESSGDDEEDYAYELSDTESEPYSETDITSDYGDEDEEEDEFEPGDIPGIEPGCGDGYVVTQPALDDVEEGFYPCAETEDEDHLDTFSLGEVYASSGIRRKQAHGLTHEVDWALFEFADGRLPGDNTIPRCDAAGENGKSQSDVGDDLAKLRPTTVAPSSSLPGMEVQCVARTSGLQTGQILPALTSVKIYGRCSPSHTYQVASTPTAGERQPKSRLPMGIPGDSGAWVIDRRHGQLCGHVLAWSQRKRVAYICPMDVLLLDVAQTLEASEVRLPGGEPVVTLGDPSEYQEANQFRVGEDDEDLGDLVDEEEEAPALAAVPNATRHDNTGSSPTSLRSSSNQESSSPLRLETSSELRGLASRLEDLNIGRTQRIGVSG; from the coding sequence ATGGATTCCTTTATTCCCATGGGCGGTTTTCAACTGCCTTTTCAAAGGCGACTCAGCCGTCTTTATAATGACACCAAAAAATCAAGCGACTTTGTTAAGGAGCCCGTACAAAATGAAGAGGACCCAGAGATGAAGGCACTTCATCGCAAGCTTCGCATCCAAAAGGATCGCCTTGTCAGCTGGGGTCTGGAATGGTCCGACCCAAACCAGTCTGCTGAAATCGACGAATCTCTCTCCAAGGCTGGCCTGAGCGAGGTTGTCGGGAGCATCATGTCCACCATCAAGGATATCCTAGCCGAGGCAGAACCACTGTGGCAGAGCTCAAAGCATGTTGTCACAGCTAGCAGAGCATCGCCGGACAGGAAAGCACCCTTGGTTCAATGGGATAAGGGTCGGTTCGAGGATCTTATTCGCGATCTGACTGCGTCAATTGATACTCTGTATGATTTGTCGCGGACGAGAGCATCTGGTTACTTCCCAAGACGGATGTCAAAGGCTACCTACAAGTCGCCAGTTACGGATGAATTCAGGCCATTCGAGTCCAGTCGTATGCGGACACCGCAGCAAATTGATCCCGCAACGCTCACTCACCTCCGACCCAAGCAGCAAGGTGACGCGACAATTCCTCCAAGGGAAGTTGTATTCATGAGCAAGACGGCGTATTCCGAGATGACGCTGGGCACCACAACCAAAGAACCGTGGGCTCCCTTACTGCTTGAGTACGCTACATTTGACTCGATTTATTCCGTGACGGGAATTATGCCACCAATGTCGCGATTCGAGAAACTGTCATCTGGCCTACAGCAAGACCCGCAACGCGCTCCAGGAACCTGGACGGGTCTTCCGCGTCTCTTGGGATACTTTGAAGATATGGAAAACTCCCGTATTGGCCTAGTTTACAGATTCCCACCTTCTTTCAATGCCGTCTCCTTTGAACGGCTCACCCAGAATCCCCTCTACAACCTCCCAACCTTGAATGACCTTTTGTCTCGCCAAGATGAACCACCCCTGGAAGCAAAATTCAGACTGGCGTACAACCTTACCAATACTGTTTTCGACATGCACGCCAGAGGGGTGACGCATGGCAACTTGGCTGCGAAAAATATATCCTTCTGCGACGCTAGCACGAAGGACTCGGGGGCTGAGGGCGCAATTGTTGATGTGCGACGTCCTCTTGTGTCTTCATTTGACCTCTTCCCTGAGGATGAGGCTTCATCCCAAGTATCGCCTTGGAGACATCCCTTGGACCCTCGCAGCTCACGACGCTCTCCAATCAACCAGTCTACTGATGAACGCATTCTCGAACTGTACTCGCTTGCGATGGTCTTGTTATCTATTGGGCTGTGGACCAAGCTTGAGGCTCTGCTGCCTGACTCCACGTCCAGCATTGTGCCTGGGTCCGCCCTTGATCGATTGGCAGTAAAGTGCGGGACGCTTTACATGAAGGCTGTTCAAGCTTGTTGGCACGCAGTGGATGACGAGTTGAACGGACAGTCCGGTGGGGAGACCCTCCTGTCTACAGTACAGATGCAAGCCACCCGATTCTTGGAGACCTGCTGTATATTAGATGGCGTGAGCGGGCTCGAAGAGCGTCTGGATCAGGAACTACGCGATGGAACTGTAACGCAGCAACAAGTAGAAACGACCAAGGATGCAAAATCTCCTTCCGGATATCCCGCCGATAAGAAAGCTCCTTTGCCGCCTACTGATTCTAACCCCAGGCAATTGGAAAGGATGGAGCCTGTAGAGGCGGATTTCGATGGTAAGGAAGCTTCTGTTGCTGGATTGATCTCATTTTTCATTGACACATCTACAGAAGTGCAAGGAAAGCAGAAGATGAGGTTGTATCCCCATGTGCCACTTCCGCCTGATGTCGTGGACAAGTGGAACACCATCTTGATGCCCCAAATCAACCAAGCTCTGAGGCACTTTTATCGAAAGCACCCCGAGTCTGTGGAAATCTCACTCGAATCAGTGGGACCAAGCCCTCATGCCACTCAGCCTACCGTTCTAGTTGTGTGTACGTCTGTTGGAAAGGTTCGCGCCATTTTGAAGAAACGAATTGGCGAACTCTTTGACGGCACCACTGGATTCGCTCTCAAGGTGTGTCGTGGCCACGTTTTACGGTCTCGACGCTTCTCGAAGTCGGTGTTTCGATCCATGGCGCGATCAGCCGCCGCCGACAGCGATGGTGAAGACGAGATAGAGGCAGTTAATCCAGAGTATCAGGAATGCCCAGGGAATGGAGCAAGCATTGGGGCGTGGATCGGTGACCGACATTTGCCGCCTGTTAGTTTCGGCGGCCTTGTTTTGGTTGACGAGAAACCGTATGGCATGACTGTTCATCACATGCTTGACGACCCAGATCGGGATGCAGCTCAATTGGAGACCTTACGAAGCAGTGCAGCCCCTGGCCACGACTGGTATGCCGAGTTTATGGAGAGCAgtggggatgatgaagaagactATGCGTACGAATTGTCAGATACGGAATCAGAGCCATACTCGGAAACAGACATTACCAGCGACTAtggcgacgaggatgaagaggaagacgagtTCGAGCCAGGCGATATTCCAGGAATCGAGCCGGGATGTGGTGACGGCTATGTCGTTACGCAGCCGGCGCTAGATGACGTCGAGGAAGGGTTTTATCCTTGCGCAGAGACGGAGGATGAAGATCACCTTGACACCTTCAGCTTGGGTGAGGTCTATGCATCAAGTGGCATCCGCCGTAAACAAGCACATGGCCTAACTCACGAAGTGGATTGGGCCCTGTTCGAGTTTGCCGATGGCCGACTGCCGGGCGACAATACCATCCCTCGCTGTGATGCTGCAGGGGAAAACGGTAAATCTCAGTCTGATGTAGGCGACGATTTGGCCAAGCTGCGGCCAACTACAGTGGCCCCGTCATCGTCGCTACCAGGGATGGAGGTGCAGTGTGTGGCTCGAACGAGTGGGCTTCAGACTGGTCAGATTCTACCCGCTCTGACCAGTGTCAAGATATATGGCCGATGCTCGCCCAGTCACACATATCAAGTGGCAAGCACGCCGACAGCCGGCGAGAGGCAGCCGAAATCAAGACTACCCATGGGCATTCCTGGCGACAGCGGAGCCTGGGTAATCGaccgtcgccatggccaactgTGCGGGCACGTCTTGGCGTGGAGTCAACGCAAACGCGTTGCTTATATTTGTCCCATGGATGTCCTCTTACTGGACGTGGCACAGACCCTCGAAGCTTCGGAAGTTCGTCTTCCCGGTGGTGAACCTGTGGTGACACTGGGCGATCCGAGCGAGTATCAAGAAGCGAACCAATTCCGagttggtgaggatgatgaagacctTGGCGACttggtggatgaggaggaggaggctcCAGCATTGGCTGCGGTACCTAATGCCACAAGGCATGACAATACAGGGAGCTCGCCCACATCACTCAGGAGCTCTAGTAACCAGGAGTCATCGAGTCCGTTGCGGTTGGAGACGTCCAGCGAACTAAGGGGTCTAGCTAGTCGGCTGGAAGACCTCAACATTGGAAGGACACAGAGGATAGGTGTCAGtgggtga